DNA from Cynocephalus volans isolate mCynVol1 chromosome 2, mCynVol1.pri, whole genome shotgun sequence:
tccttaaggTGATTTCTATTTCCTGTCTGAATGCCTGAAGggttctttctttaaatattctaacTGGGATGTATCTTGGAGTTTCACATTCTGAATAACAATTTGCTGCCGTTTTCATCTAGAgattcccttttttctctttatttctgggAAATTCTCTTTATATAAATACATCTTTTGTTCCATTTATTGTGATTTCTGTTCAGGGATACCAGTTGTCCATATGTTGGATAATCTGTCTTTTGTATCTACaagcatttctttacttttatttctttgtcttttttatattcattcaCTGTTACTATCTTGTATTTTTCCTCTATgtcaataatttaatttttagcagTTTCTAGTCTATTATTTTAGTTTCTAATCCATGTATTAATTCTGGAGTAATATTGTTTTGGAACTCATCTTGTTTCCTGAGACCTAtatgtttctttctctcactgttgtttttatgtatcatctttaatttttttttaaattgactccATGTCATAAAGCAGTTATGAggtatttcttctcttccttgaaTTAGTGTGTTTTTTTCTTAGGATGGGCTTACTGGTCTGTGTTTagcttcctttcttcccttgTACTGCTAGAAGGTATTTTCAAAGAAGCTATCACACTTCGTTTCATCTTGCTTATTGTACTTGGTCTGATATAGCTTGATTAATGTTTCGACATTCTTCCCACTGTATCTGAGACATTTTTGTTTCCCTGGGAGAGCTATCGACTTTTCTGAATCCTGAAAGAATGCAAAGGATGGAGTTGGGGGACTTCGGGTGAGGCAAAGCACAGCCTTTGTTAAAAGATTTTCCCTTTGCTCTCTGGTACTCATTCTGAGATTTGGTTAAATGCCTAAACCAGCAGCATTGACCCTAATTGGGGAGTGCTTCACACCCCCCATGGGATCTTTGGGGGCTTTGGGCCATCTCCCCCTTAGACCTCCTCCACAGAGCATGGAGGTCTTCGCTTCTGCAGAGCCAGACTTCTCCCTTCTCTGGTGTCATCTAGATCTCACTAGAAGAGGTGTCAACTGCTCTATTTGAATTGTTTCTCTGCAGCTGTAAGGATATTAGAGGAAATGCTGAGAATGTTCTTGATTCCTGGCTCTTCTGGAAGTGAGATTAGCAGCCAAGCTTTGCCCTATGTCTCATGCTGgagtcttctgtttctttccctggtccttgcctttttttttcatatgtactTCATTAGGGTATGTTTCTTTCTTGAGTTGATTGCTGTTGGTAAATTATttaggcttttatttttcttgttttgttggaTAGTAGGAAAGAGAAATTCTATGGGTAGTTTCAATGTGACATGGTAATCAGGAATATATGTTGTGTTTTTCTACACCTATTAGTTGTTGATACCaagtttttaaaacaacaaattttgGTTGCTTGGGTAACCACAGAACCATGACTCTGGGGAGAGACAGGCCGATTAGGTGGGAAAGTACTATTTTTAGTGGGGctgtagatatttttatattttgcaaaattgGCTACAAAGTccactcccctcctctcctcattGGAGTTTGGTAGAGGGTTAGACTTGGGTACAAACCAGAACGGTTCATTCTGTTCTGGAGTTAGTGTAATAAGACATTTAGCACCTCAACACAGAAACACAAGAAATGTGTATGGTTCCAGCAATGCTGCATACTTACACCTACTCTTTCACGGAGAGAAACTCCATTTCTTTGGTCACCACCATCAGTTTTTTGGGGATCTCGTCCTGTTCGTTTTCTGGGAGGCTATAACTGGTCACAGACAGGTTTTCTTTGAGCAGTCTGATGATCACATGGTACTATTACCAGGGTATTTTCCGCTTCAGGTCACAGTAGATGAAAACCACCGGAAACCAGGTCCTTACACGATACAGATGCATTGCGGAGGAAGAAGTGAGATGACGGGGTATATCCCCAGATGGTTATTAGTGGTCACAGACTTCATAGAAAGGACTGTTAGTAAATCTATGAACTGTAGAGTAATTCATCCTTTGTTAGTAAGGACTAGCAGAAGACCTCGGTGTCAGGGGTCAGCATGGGGGTATAGGATCCTCCTCTTGCACCAGCCTCCCGAGCCTCTAGCAGCCAAAACCCGGGCTCTTGGCAGAGTCTCAGTCATCCTCTCACTTTGCCCCTCTTCAGTCTGTTCTTCCCACAGTGACTAAAAAGGTTGCTTCTTCCTTCAAACCCTTCTGCGGCTTCCATCTTTCCTTAGAAGAAGTCTCTGCTTGGTCtagcccccacctgcccctcctgaCCACAACTGTGCACTGTCCCTCCCCCACCAGGCTTTGGCCCCCAGACCTGCCTGAGAAAGCACCAGGCTCCTTGTCCCCTGAGGACCTGCTTTCTTGCTGCCCCAATTGTGGGGACACAATCCCCCTTGCCAGCTGACTCTTCCTAGATCAGAATCCTGTTATACTCCTGTACTATTGTAAATTACTTAGAACACGATACTGACAGACATCATGTAAAATATTAGCTTTAGATTAGATAAAATAATGTTTAGTTATACCATTCTTAATAAAAGACACCAGTATTGGTTTAGTCTGTTTAAATGCATGCTTTTAAAGTTGATATGGACAATCTTTGACTCccctgtttatttattcatttatccaaccAGATATCTTTAAGTGCCTACTATGGGTAGGTCCCCATGCTTGGTGCCCCCTGAACAGAGATGTACCACCTTCCCCTTGTGCTGGTGCACTGGGACACCCCTGAAGCCGGTGGCCCTCCATCCCTCGCTTCCCTGGGTGGATTTCAGCTATTGCTGCCAGGCCCAGAGGTGGCTGGACCTCACTCCCTGTCCCTGCTTCCCACAGGAGACAAGTGCCTGTCAGACATGCCCTACGACAGCAGCGCCAGCTACGAGAAGGAGAACGAGATGATGAAGTCCCACGTGATGGACCAAGCCATCAACAACGCCATCAGCTACCTGGGCGCCGAGTCCCTGCGCCCCCTGGTGCAGACGCCCCCCTGTGGCTCCGAGGTGGTCCCAGTCATCAGCCCCATGTACCAGCTGCACAAGCCCCCCACGGAGGGCCCCCTGCGCTCCAACCACTCGGCTCAGGACAGCGCCGTGGAGAACCTGCTGCTACTCTCCAAGGCCAAGTCGGTGTCCTCGGAGCGGGAGGCCTCGCCGAGCAACAGCTGCCAAGACTCGACGGACACCGAGAGCAACAACGAGGAGCAGCGCGGTGGCCTCATCTACCTGACCAACCACATCACGCCACACGCCCGCAATGGCCTGTCGCTGAAGGAGGAGCAGCGGGCCTACGACCTGCTGAGGCCGGCCTCGGAGAACTCACAGGACGCCTTCCGGGTGGTCAGCACAAGTGGGGAGCAGGTGCGGGTGTACAAGTGCGAACACTGCCGCGTGCTCTTCCTGGACCACGTCATGTACAC
Protein-coding regions in this window:
- the IKZF1 gene encoding DNA-binding protein Ikaros isoform X8, producing MDADEGQDMSQVSGKESPTVSDTPDDGDEPMPVPEDLSTTSGGQQSSKSERVVAGNVKVETQSDEENGRACEMNGEACAEDLRMLDASGEKMHAPHRDQGSSALSGAGGIRLPNGKLKCDICGIICIGPNVLMVHKRSHTGDKCLSDMPYDSSASYEKENEMMKSHVMDQAINNAISYLGAESLRPLVQTPPCGSEVVPVISPMYQLHKPPTEGPLRSNHSAQDSAVENLLLLSKAKSVSSEREASPSNSCQDSTDTESNNEEQRGGLIYLTNHITPHARNGLSLKEEQRAYDLLRPASENSQDAFRVVSTSGEQVRVYKCEHCRVLFLDHVMYTIHMGCHGFRDPFECNMCGYHSQDRYEFSSHITRGEHRYHMS
- the IKZF1 gene encoding DNA-binding protein Ikaros isoform X6 gives rise to the protein MDADEGQDMSQVSGKESPTVSDTPDDGDEPMPVPEDLSTTSGGQQSSKSERVVGERPFQCNQCGASFTQKGNLLRHIKLHSGEKPFKCHLCNYACRRRDALTGHLRTHSVIKEETNHSEMAEDLCKIGPERSLVLDRLASNVAKRDKCLSDMPYDSSASYEKENEMMKSHVMDQAINNAISYLGAESLRPLVQTPPCGSEVVPVISPMYQLHKPPTEGPLRSNHSAQDSAVENLLLLSKAKSVSSEREASPSNSCQDSTDTESNNEEQRGGLIYLTNHITPHARNGLSLKEEQRAYDLLRPASENSQDAFRVVSTSGEQVRVYKCEHCRVLFLDHVMYTIHMGCHGFRDPFECNMCGYHSQDRYEFSSHITRGEHRYHMS
- the IKZF1 gene encoding DNA-binding protein Ikaros isoform X7, producing MDADEGQDMSQVSGKESPTVSDTPDDGDEPMPVPEDLSTTSGGQQSSKSERVVVGKPHKCGYCGRSYKQRSSLEEHKERCHNYLESMGLPGTLYPVIKEETNHSEMAEDLCKIGPERSLVLDRLASNVAKRKSSMPQKFLGDKCLSDMPYDSSASYEKENEMMKSHVMDQAINNAISYLGAESLRPLVQTPPCGSEVVPVISPMYQLHKPPTEGPLRSNHSAQDSAVENLLLLSKAKSVSSEREASPSNSCQDSTDTESNNEEQRGGLIYLTNHITPHARNGLSLKEEQRAYDLLRPASENSQDAFRVVSTSGEQVRVYKCEHCRVLFLDHVMYTIHMGCHGFRDPFECNMCGYHSQDRYEFSSHITRGEHRYHMS
- the IKZF1 gene encoding DNA-binding protein Ikaros isoform X9 codes for the protein MDADEGQDMSQVSGKESPTVSDTPDDGDEPMPVPEDLSTTSGGQQSSKSERVVVGKPHKCGYCGRSYKQRSSLEEHKERCHNYLESMGLPGTLYPVIKEETNHSEMAEDLCKIGPERSLVLDRLASNVAKRDKCLSDMPYDSSASYEKENEMMKSHVMDQAINNAISYLGAESLRPLVQTPPCGSEVVPVISPMYQLHKPPTEGPLRSNHSAQDSAVENLLLLSKAKSVSSEREASPSNSCQDSTDTESNNEEQRGGLIYLTNHITPHARNGLSLKEEQRAYDLLRPASENSQDAFRVVSTSGEQVRVYKCEHCRVLFLDHVMYTIHMGCHGFRDPFECNMCGYHSQDRYEFSSHITRGEHRYHMS
- the IKZF1 gene encoding DNA-binding protein Ikaros isoform X14 gives rise to the protein MDADEGQDMSQVSGKESPTVSDTPDDGDEPMPVPEDLSTTSGGQQSSKSERVVGDKCLSDMPYDSSASYEKENEMMKSHVMDQAINNAISYLGAESLRPLVQTPPCGSEVVPVISPMYQLHKPPTEGPLRSNHSAQDSAVENLLLLSKAKSVSSEREASPSNSCQDSTDTESNNEEQRGGLIYLTNHITPHARNGLSLKEEQRAYDLLRPASENSQDAFRVVSTSGEQVRVYKCEHCRVLFLDHVMYTIHMGCHGFRDPFECNMCGYHSQDRYEFSSHITRGEHRYHMS
- the IKZF1 gene encoding DNA-binding protein Ikaros isoform X11 is translated as MDADEGQDMSQVSGKESPTVSDTPDDGDEPMPVPEDLSTTSGGQQSSKSERVVVIKEETNHSEMAEDLCKIGPERSLVLDRLASNVAKRKSSMPQKFLGDKCLSDMPYDSSASYEKENEMMKSHVMDQAINNAISYLGAESLRPLVQTPPCGSEVVPVISPMYQLHKPPTEGPLRSNHSAQDSAVENLLLLSKAKSVSSEREASPSNSCQDSTDTESNNEEQRGGLIYLTNHITPHARNGLSLKEEQRAYDLLRPASENSQDAFRVVSTSGEQVRVYKCEHCRVLFLDHVMYTIHMGCHGFRDPFECNMCGYHSQDRYEFSSHITRGEHRYHMS
- the IKZF1 gene encoding DNA-binding protein Ikaros isoform X12, translating into MDADEGQDMSQVSGKESPTVSDTPDDGDEPMPVPEDLSTTSGGQQSSKSERVVVIKEETNHSEMAEDLCKIGPERSLVLDRLASNVAKRDKCLSDMPYDSSASYEKENEMMKSHVMDQAINNAISYLGAESLRPLVQTPPCGSEVVPVISPMYQLHKPPTEGPLRSNHSAQDSAVENLLLLSKAKSVSSEREASPSNSCQDSTDTESNNEEQRGGLIYLTNHITPHARNGLSLKEEQRAYDLLRPASENSQDAFRVVSTSGEQVRVYKCEHCRVLFLDHVMYTIHMGCHGFRDPFECNMCGYHSQDRYEFSSHITRGEHRYHMS